In Chelonia mydas isolate rCheMyd1 chromosome 18, rCheMyd1.pri.v2, whole genome shotgun sequence, a single genomic region encodes these proteins:
- the TNFRSF9 gene encoding tumor necrosis factor receptor superfamily member 9 has protein sequence MGRGLAPLVTAALLALGLALSLGPAAATPALPQHCPPGKFLSCENCGKSPDDACLACPTGTFSATASALGACARCRRCEGKFKYKRECSPTVDAECGCKDGHRCFGKDCSKCVENCGVGEEPLEEGCQKCPNGTFNNQTNGPCRQWTKCFPDKVLVNGTNRSDVVCGQASETMTPATISIIVPIHVQGKDLQVVTISIAVTGAVVVCIMFLLPLYVCLSICDKKKLPAMFKKMNVTPEQSTQEEDACSCRFPEEEQGDCDDCSKSKLFKDSLVN, from the exons ATGGGCCGCGGCCTCGCTCCTCTGGTGACGGCGGCGCTGCTGGCGCTGGGCCTGGCGCTGAGCCTGGGTCCGGCCGCAGCGACCCCCGCGCTGCCCCAGCACTGCCCGCCCG GCAAGTTCCTCAGCTGTGAGAACTGCGGGAAGAGCCCAGACGACGCGTGTCTCGCCTGCCCCACGGGCACCTTCTCCGCCACGGCCAGTGCACTGGGGGCGTGCGCCAGATGCCGCCGCTGTGAAG GAAAATTCAAATATAAAAGGGAATGTTCTCCAACAGTGGATGCAGAATGTGGTTGTAAGGACGGGCATCGCTGTTTTGGAAAAGACTGTTCTAAATGTGTAGAAAACTGTGGAGTAGGTGAAGAGCCTCTTGAAGAAG GTTGCCAAAAGTGTCCCAATGGGACATTTAAcaatcagaccaatggtccctgcAGACAATGGACAAA aTGCTTTCCAGATAAGGTCCTGGTGAATGGGACTAATAGGAGTGATGTGGTTTGCGGACAAGCTTCAGAAACTATGACTCCAGCCACCATTTCCATCATAGTCCCTATCCATGTACAAG GGAAGGATCTTCAGGTGGTCACCATCAGCATCGCTGTTACTGGGGCTGTGGTGGTGTGCATAATGTTTCTGCTACCTTTGTATGTGTGCCTCAGCATCTGCGACAAAAAGAAACTACCTGCTATGTTCAAGAAAA TGAATGTAACACCTGAGCAATCGACTCAGGAGGAGGATGCCTGCAGCTGCCGCTTTCCAGAGGAAGAACAAGGAGACTGTGATGACTGTAGCAAATCCAAACTATTCAAGGATTCCTTGGTGAATTAG